The Meriones unguiculatus strain TT.TT164.6M chromosome 1, Bangor_MerUng_6.1, whole genome shotgun sequence genome has a segment encoding these proteins:
- the Itgb1bp1 gene encoding integrin beta-1-binding protein 1 isoform X1 produces MFRKGKKRHSSSSSQSSEISTKSKSVDSSLGGLSRSSTVASLDTDSTKSSGQSNSNLDTCAEFRIKYVGAIEKLDVSEGKSLEGPLDLINYIDVAQQDGKLPFVPLEEEFILGVSKYGIKVSTTDQHGVLHRHALYLIIRMVCYDDGLGAGKSLLALKTTDASNEEYSLWVYQCNSLEQAQAICKVLSTAFDSVLTSDKS; encoded by the exons ATGTTTCGCAAGGGCAAGAAGAGACACAGCAGCAGCAGTTCCCAGAGCAGTGAGATCAGTACAAAGAGCAAG TCTGTGGACTCCAGCCTGGGAGGTCTTTCAAGATCCAGCACTGTCGCCAGCCTCGATACTGACTCCACCAAAAGCTCAG GACAAAGCAACAGCAATTTGGACACATGTGCTGAGTTTCGAATAAAGTACGTTGGTGCCATCGAGAAACTGGATGTGTCTGAGGGGAAGAGCCTCGAAGGACCACTAGACCTGATAAATTATATAGACGTCGCCCAG caAGATGGAAAGTTGCCTTTTGTTCCCCTGGAAGAAGAGTTCATTCTCGGTGTTTCCAAGTACGGCATAAAAGTCTCCACCACAGATCAGCAT GGTGTTCTGCATAGGCATGCCCTGTATTTAATCATCCGGATGGTGTGTTATGATGATGGCCTGGGAGCTGGGAAGAGCTTGCTGGCACTCAAGACCACAGATGCAAGCAATGAAGAGTACAGCCTCTGGGTTTACCAGTGTAACAGCCTG GAGCAAGCTCAAGCCATCTGCAAGGTCTTGTCCACAGCGTTTGACTCCGTGTTGACCTCTGACAAGTCCTGA
- the Itgb1bp1 gene encoding integrin beta-1-binding protein 1 isoform X2: MFRKGKKRHSSSSSQSSEISTKSKSVDSSLGGLSRSSTVASLDTDSTKSSGQSNSNLDTCAEFRIKYVGAIEKLDVSEGKSLEGPLDLINYIDVAQGVLHRHALYLIIRMVCYDDGLGAGKSLLALKTTDASNEEYSLWVYQCNSLEQAQAICKVLSTAFDSVLTSDKS, encoded by the exons ATGTTTCGCAAGGGCAAGAAGAGACACAGCAGCAGCAGTTCCCAGAGCAGTGAGATCAGTACAAAGAGCAAG TCTGTGGACTCCAGCCTGGGAGGTCTTTCAAGATCCAGCACTGTCGCCAGCCTCGATACTGACTCCACCAAAAGCTCAG GACAAAGCAACAGCAATTTGGACACATGTGCTGAGTTTCGAATAAAGTACGTTGGTGCCATCGAGAAACTGGATGTGTCTGAGGGGAAGAGCCTCGAAGGACCACTAGACCTGATAAATTATATAGACGTCGCCCAG GGTGTTCTGCATAGGCATGCCCTGTATTTAATCATCCGGATGGTGTGTTATGATGATGGCCTGGGAGCTGGGAAGAGCTTGCTGGCACTCAAGACCACAGATGCAAGCAATGAAGAGTACAGCCTCTGGGTTTACCAGTGTAACAGCCTG GAGCAAGCTCAAGCCATCTGCAAGGTCTTGTCCACAGCGTTTGACTCCGTGTTGACCTCTGACAAGTCCTGA